Proteins from a genomic interval of Ferrovibrio terrae:
- a CDS encoding Spy/CpxP family protein refolding chaperone, translating into MSARNLLIAASVIATGFAGGIALAQPVSQPGAPTTQVQRADHVRPAPGQFIEGRIAFLKAELKLTAQQTPLFDKLADEMRTGAKAMQERHAQRQQASAQGTAPASQSALEKLERRSTAMKEMTTVQDRYLAAFRPLYQSLSDDQKKTADLLFARGDHLGGHPGGKHRMHKSH; encoded by the coding sequence ATGTCCGCTCGCAATCTGCTCATTGCCGCCAGTGTGATCGCCACCGGTTTTGCCGGCGGCATCGCCCTCGCCCAGCCCGTGTCGCAGCCCGGCGCGCCCACCACGCAAGTTCAGCGCGCCGACCATGTCCGGCCCGCGCCCGGCCAGTTCATCGAAGGCCGCATCGCCTTCCTGAAGGCCGAACTGAAACTGACCGCGCAGCAGACGCCGCTGTTCGACAAGCTGGCAGACGAGATGCGCACCGGTGCCAAGGCCATGCAGGAGCGTCATGCCCAGCGCCAGCAGGCCAGCGCGCAGGGTACGGCGCCGGCTTCCCAGTCGGCGCTCGAGAAGCTGGAACGCCGCAGCACGGCGATGAAGGAAATGACGACCGTGCAGGATCGCTATCTCGCCGCCTTCCGTCCGCTCTACCAGTCGCTGTCGGACGACCAGAAGAAGACCGCCGACCTGCTGTTCGCCCGAGGGGATCATCTGGGCGGTCATCCGGGTGGCAAGCATCGGATGCACAAGTCCCACTAA
- a CDS encoding methyl-accepting chemotaxis protein, translated as MASQNSTATLSIGGRINLGFGIVIVLLLVVAGAGLYGSNNARVLFNSFDETSDATRAVLQAERDIIDLSRNVLLYTDRDSQPALENARKLLQSIPQTIAEAEKDADANERRILGEIVGLMRQFSAVIEETVAAKAEYNGVFQKDVVPASTIIRQILPQMISQAVATNDYQTAYEASRVSDLLNSIGGAAYQYLYRPRPELLQRTQQLTADLSTASAAFADRLITKGQMSAGEEMKEATAAYAEGLVKVMSTIGRISTDMAGRMSQAAVGGIERANALAETRSRELDQDETAMHTNLGVTLTTIGVIAPIALVAALLAAMLIGRSIRRPVLALTDSMGVISTGDYAAAVPGLERGDEIGRMAKAVQVFKENGQENERLRQQVETEREQRERDRAAQEAELDRSVGMVVQAAVAGDLGKRIETASLEGVMRKLGDGINSLVSSVSTAIDEVGHVLAAMAGGDLTRRVDGQYQGVFAELKDNVNASSAKLAGTVKGIADAAAAVNEASSEISTGSQDLAQRTESQAASIEETAASMHEITTTVKQNADNAQAANQLAVAARDTAEKGGGVVNDAVGAVTRIEESAKKISDIVGLIDEIAFQTNLLALNASVEAARAGEAGKGFAVVAQEVRALAQRSADASREIKSLITESNAQVKTGASLVNQTGSSLTEIVTAIKKVSDIVAEIAAASREQATGLDQINTAVGSMDEMTQRNGALVEETSASAQALAGQAKELTRLVAFFRVS; from the coding sequence ATGGCGTCGCAGAACTCGACCGCAACCCTCTCCATTGGCGGCCGCATCAATCTCGGTTTCGGCATCGTGATCGTGCTGCTGCTGGTTGTGGCCGGCGCCGGTCTCTATGGCAGCAACAATGCGCGTGTGCTGTTCAACAGTTTTGACGAGACCTCCGATGCCACCCGCGCCGTACTGCAGGCCGAGCGCGACATCATCGACCTGAGCCGCAATGTGCTGCTCTACACCGACCGCGACAGCCAGCCAGCGCTGGAAAATGCGCGCAAGTTGCTGCAGTCGATTCCGCAGACCATTGCCGAAGCCGAAAAGGACGCCGATGCCAACGAGCGCCGCATCCTGGGCGAAATCGTCGGCCTGATGCGCCAGTTCAGCGCGGTGATCGAGGAAACCGTGGCCGCCAAGGCCGAGTATAACGGCGTATTCCAGAAGGATGTGGTGCCGGCCAGCACCATCATCCGCCAGATTCTGCCGCAGATGATATCGCAGGCCGTCGCCACCAACGACTATCAGACCGCCTACGAAGCCTCGCGCGTTTCAGACCTGCTGAATTCCATCGGCGGGGCTGCCTACCAGTATCTCTATCGGCCGCGCCCTGAACTGCTCCAGCGTACGCAGCAGTTGACCGCCGATCTCAGCACCGCCAGCGCCGCATTTGCGGACCGCCTGATCACCAAAGGCCAGATGTCGGCCGGCGAAGAGATGAAGGAAGCCACCGCGGCCTATGCCGAAGGCCTGGTCAAGGTGATGAGCACCATTGGCCGCATCAGCACCGACATGGCCGGGCGCATGAGCCAGGCCGCCGTCGGCGGCATTGAGCGCGCCAATGCACTGGCGGAGACGCGCAGCCGCGAACTTGACCAGGACGAAACCGCGATGCACACCAATCTGGGCGTGACGCTGACCACGATTGGCGTGATCGCGCCGATTGCGCTGGTCGCCGCGCTGCTGGCCGCCATGCTGATCGGCCGCTCGATCCGTCGTCCGGTGCTGGCCCTGACCGACAGCATGGGCGTGATTTCCACCGGCGATTATGCCGCCGCCGTGCCCGGACTTGAACGCGGCGACGAGATCGGCCGCATGGCCAAGGCCGTGCAGGTATTCAAGGAGAACGGCCAGGAGAATGAGCGCCTGCGCCAGCAGGTGGAGACCGAACGCGAACAGCGCGAACGCGACCGTGCTGCCCAAGAGGCCGAACTCGACCGCTCGGTCGGCATGGTGGTACAGGCCGCCGTGGCCGGCGATCTGGGCAAGCGCATCGAGACGGCAAGTCTGGAGGGTGTGATGCGCAAGCTGGGCGACGGCATCAACAGCCTGGTCAGCAGCGTCAGCACCGCCATCGACGAGGTCGGCCACGTGCTGGCCGCGATGGCCGGCGGCGACCTGACCCGCCGTGTCGATGGCCAGTATCAGGGCGTGTTCGCCGAACTGAAGGACAATGTGAATGCCAGCAGCGCGAAGCTGGCCGGCACCGTGAAGGGCATCGCCGACGCGGCCGCGGCCGTGAACGAGGCTAGCTCGGAAATCTCCACCGGCAGCCAGGATCTGGCCCAGCGCACGGAATCTCAGGCGGCCTCCATTGAAGAAACCGCCGCCTCGATGCACGAAATCACCACCACGGTGAAGCAGAATGCGGACAATGCGCAGGCGGCGAACCAGCTGGCCGTCGCTGCGCGCGACACCGCCGAAAAGGGTGGCGGCGTGGTGAACGACGCGGTCGGCGCGGTGACGCGGATCGAGGAAAGTGCGAAAAAGATTTCCGACATCGTCGGCCTGATCGACGAGATTGCTTTCCAGACCAACCTGCTGGCGCTGAATGCGTCTGTCGAAGCCGCGCGCGCCGGCGAGGCCGGCAAGGGCTTTGCGGTGGTGGCGCAGGAAGTGCGTGCGCTGGCGCAGCGTTCGGCCGATGCCAGCCGCGAGATCAAGTCGCTGATCACGGAATCGAATGCACAGGTGAAGACTGGCGCCAGTCTGGTGAACCAGACCGGTTCGTCGCTGACTGAGATCGTCACGGCGATCAAGAAAGTGTCGGATATCGTGGCCGAGATCGCGGCGGCCTCGCGCGAACAAGCCACTGGACTGGATCAGATCAACACGGCTGTGGGCAGCATGGACGAGATGACCCAGCGCAACGGCGCGCTTGTCGAAGAGACTTCAGCCTCGGCGCAGGCTCTGGCCGGTCAGGCCAAGGAGCTGACCCGCCTCGTCGCCTTCTTCCGCGTAAGCTAG
- a CDS encoding chemotaxis protein CheW — MSTYDVLLVNVSDQAYALPLLQIQEIRGWSPVNPLPDTDAACLGVLNLRGHVLPVFDARMILGKPAAEPKPQDVIVVAMLDGKPLGLLVDSVSDIVEIAAGNISRADQGETWSSGLVEGIATVGEQLVPVLALQKLTGNRLPAIAQAA; from the coding sequence ATGAGCACCTATGATGTCTTGCTCGTCAACGTCAGCGATCAGGCCTATGCCCTGCCACTGCTGCAGATCCAGGAGATCCGCGGCTGGTCGCCCGTCAATCCGCTGCCCGACACCGACGCGGCCTGCCTTGGCGTGCTCAACCTGCGCGGCCATGTCCTGCCGGTCTTCGATGCCCGCATGATCCTGGGCAAACCGGCGGCGGAGCCGAAGCCGCAGGATGTGATCGTGGTTGCCATGCTGGATGGCAAGCCGCTCGGCCTGCTGGTCGACAGCGTGTCGGATATCGTCGAGATCGCTGCCGGCAATATCAGCCGCGCCGATCAGGGCGAGACCTGGTCGTCCGGCCTGGTCGAGGGCATCGCCACGGTGGGCGAACAACTGGTGCCGGTTCTGGCCCTGCAGAAGCTGACCGGCAACCGCCTGCCGGCGATAGCCCAGGCAGCGTAA
- the alr gene encoding alanine racemase: MTFSSGDQAILHIDLDALVANWRRLGGMAPQAECAAVVKADAYGTGAAEVGKALQKAGCRRFFVAHSEEALALRQALPDVTIHILHGPTAGGEAELAAANLTPVLSTPGQIAAWSALAKQLGRRLPAALHVDTGMNRLGLSETEAYAVATDPTRLDGIELAFVMSHLACSDEPDHPLNRQQADAFAALRQRFPNLKGSLANSAGIFLGADFHHDILRPGIALYGANPLDPSAGPRRAASRMAEVVHLQGKILQVRSVDRGMTVGYGAGYIVEKPTQIATVAVGYADGFSRALSGRGSAIIKGRQGHVRVPIAGRVSMDLITLDVSALDASDCRPGTPVSLLGGGIDLDDQAAAAGTIGYELLTQLGRRYRRVYKSSAA; the protein is encoded by the coding sequence ATGACTTTCAGCTCCGGCGACCAGGCGATTCTCCATATCGATCTCGATGCGCTGGTCGCCAACTGGCGGCGGCTGGGCGGCATGGCGCCGCAGGCTGAATGCGCCGCCGTGGTGAAAGCCGATGCCTATGGCACTGGTGCTGCAGAGGTCGGCAAAGCCCTGCAAAAGGCCGGATGCCGCCGCTTTTTCGTGGCGCATTCCGAAGAGGCGCTGGCACTCCGCCAGGCACTCCCTGACGTTACGATCCATATCCTGCACGGCCCGACCGCCGGTGGCGAAGCCGAACTGGCCGCCGCCAACCTGACCCCGGTGCTGTCCACGCCGGGGCAGATCGCGGCCTGGTCGGCGCTGGCGAAACAGCTCGGCCGCCGCCTGCCCGCCGCCTTGCATGTTGATACCGGCATGAACCGCCTTGGCCTGTCGGAGACCGAGGCCTATGCGGTGGCCACCGACCCGACCCGGCTGGACGGCATCGAACTGGCCTTCGTGATGAGCCACCTCGCCTGTTCCGACGAACCGGACCATCCGCTGAACCGCCAGCAGGCCGACGCCTTCGCGGCGCTGCGGCAGCGCTTTCCCAACCTGAAGGGCAGCCTGGCCAACTCGGCCGGGATTTTCTTAGGCGCGGACTTCCACCACGACATCCTGAGACCGGGAATCGCACTCTACGGAGCCAACCCGCTCGACCCGTCCGCAGGACCCCGGCGCGCGGCCAGCCGGATGGCGGAAGTGGTTCACCTGCAAGGGAAAATCCTGCAGGTCCGTTCCGTTGACAGGGGCATGACCGTTGGCTACGGTGCCGGCTATATCGTTGAAAAACCGACTCAAATTGCCACCGTGGCGGTCGGTTACGCCGATGGATTTTCTCGTGCGCTGTCCGGCCGGGGCAGCGCCATCATCAAAGGTCGTCAGGGCCATGTGCGAGTGCCGATCGCGGGACGGGTCTCTATGGATCTGATCACGCTGGATGTCTCTGCGCTCGACGCGAGCGACTGCCGGCCCGGCACACCCGTCAGCCTGCTCGGCGGCGGCATCGACCTCGACGACCAGGCCGCAGCCGCCGGTACCATCGGCTACGAACTCCTCACGCAGCTCGGCCGACGCTACCGGCGTGTTTATAAAAGTTCTGCCGCATGA
- a CDS encoding ABC transporter ATP-binding protein, with the protein MTDTPNKIVLKDVHKRFGKKVVLDGLTLEVPRGKSLVVIGGSGTGKSVMLKCVLGLIRPDSGQILIDGQDSMKFDSSEREQALRKFGMLFQGSALFDSLKVWENVAFGLIQGRNMPRDEAKEIALEKLGQVGLGPEVAELSPSELSGGMQKRVALARAIAAEPEIIFFDEPTTGLDPIMADVINDLIKSCVRQLGATTLSITHDMASARKIADYVAMIYKGKIIWHGTAAEVDNSGNDYVDQFIHGRADGPIKMEVLKP; encoded by the coding sequence ATGACCGATACCCCGAACAAGATAGTCCTCAAGGACGTACACAAGCGCTTCGGCAAGAAGGTCGTACTGGATGGCCTCACGCTTGAAGTGCCGCGCGGCAAGTCGCTGGTGGTGATCGGCGGTTCGGGCACCGGCAAGTCGGTGATGCTGAAATGTGTGCTCGGCCTGATCCGGCCCGATAGCGGCCAAATCCTGATCGACGGCCAGGATTCGATGAAATTCGACAGTAGCGAGCGCGAGCAGGCGCTGCGCAAGTTCGGCATGCTGTTCCAGGGCTCGGCGCTGTTTGACAGCCTGAAAGTCTGGGAGAACGTCGCCTTCGGACTGATCCAGGGCCGCAACATGCCGCGCGACGAAGCGAAAGAGATCGCGCTGGAAAAGCTTGGCCAGGTTGGCCTCGGCCCCGAAGTGGCCGAGCTTTCGCCGTCCGAACTTTCCGGCGGCATGCAGAAGCGCGTGGCGCTGGCCCGCGCCATTGCCGCCGAGCCGGAGATCATCTTCTTCGATGAGCCGACCACCGGCCTCGACCCGATCATGGCCGACGTGATCAACGACCTGATCAAATCCTGCGTGCGGCAGCTCGGTGCTACCACGCTCAGCATCACCCACGACATGGCCAGCGCGCGCAAGATCGCTGACTATGTCGCGATGATCTACAAGGGCAAGATCATCTGGCATGGCACCGCCGCCGAGGTCGACAATTCCGGCAACGACTATGTCGACCAGTTCATCCATGGTCGGGCGGACGGCCCGATCAAGATGGAAGTGCTGAAGCCCTGA
- a CDS encoding ZIP family metal transporter, protein MDIAAAIPPFSPFMLGVLASVVAGFGATTLGAAPVLFLGNMKDSTRNLMLAFAAGIMLAATFFSLLLPALEQAETIMQSQSGAALGVIVALLVGALTMHLAHAIAPHEHFGMKGREGANAARLARVWLFVIAIALHNFPEGLAVGIGAASGDLSSGLGVTFGIGLQNLPEGLAVAVALRGEGYTRKAAFLVAALTGALEPLGGIVGAGALAISGGLLPWALAFAAGAMLFIISSEVIPETHRHGVERGATTALFGGFVVMLYLDVALG, encoded by the coding sequence ATGGACATCGCCGCCGCCATCCCCCCGTTTTCGCCCTTCATGCTGGGCGTGCTCGCCAGCGTGGTTGCCGGCTTCGGCGCCACCACGCTGGGCGCGGCCCCGGTGCTGTTCCTCGGCAACATGAAAGACAGCACGCGCAACCTGATGCTGGCCTTTGCCGCCGGCATCATGCTGGCCGCCACCTTCTTTTCACTGCTGCTGCCCGCGCTGGAGCAGGCCGAGACCATCATGCAAAGCCAGAGCGGCGCGGCGCTTGGCGTGATCGTCGCGCTGCTGGTCGGCGCGCTGACGATGCATCTGGCGCACGCCATAGCGCCGCACGAACATTTCGGCATGAAGGGCCGCGAAGGCGCCAATGCCGCGCGGCTCGCTCGCGTCTGGCTCTTTGTCATCGCCATCGCGCTGCATAATTTCCCCGAGGGCCTCGCGGTCGGCATTGGCGCCGCCAGCGGCGATCTCAGCAGTGGCCTCGGTGTCACCTTTGGCATCGGGTTGCAGAACCTGCCCGAAGGTCTGGCAGTGGCCGTCGCGCTGCGCGGCGAAGGCTATACCCGCAAGGCCGCCTTCCTGGTCGCGGCGCTGACCGGCGCTCTCGAGCCGCTCGGCGGCATCGTCGGTGCCGGTGCGCTGGCGATCTCGGGCGGCCTGCTGCCCTGGGCGCTCGCCTTTGCCGCCGGTGCGATGCTGTTCATCATCTCGTCCGAGGTGATCCCGGAAACCCATCGCCATGGTGTCGAGCGCGGTGCCACCACGGCACTGTTCGGTGGTTTCGTGGTGATGCTGTATCTGGATGTAGCGCTCGGCTGA
- the radA gene encoding DNA repair protein RadA, with product MAKASESFVCQSCGAAYRKWQGRCDACGGWNTILEEAPKVAVPKGLSAGKGKAIGFASLSSQPDKVVRTISGINEFDRVLGGGLVPGSAILIGGDPGIGKSTILLQAVAQLARRGTTALYVSGEEAVAQIGLRAQRLGLADAPVLLSAANSLRDILAGIDSAMAEAKGGPAVIVIDSIQTIFADNIESAPGTVNQVRACAHELVRVAKQSNAAVFLVGHVTKDGQIAGPRVVEHMVDTVLYFEGERGHQFRILRAVKNRFGATDEIGVFSMTDGGLAEVANPSALFLGRSEAGKGEPVAGSAIFAGMEGTRPLLVEIQALVAPSPLATPRRTVVGWDSGRLSMVLAVLDARCGLRYSGCDVYLNVAGGLRVVEPAADLAVAAALLSALADTPAPERTVFFGEVSLAGEVRPVSQSESRLKEAAKLGFSHAVMPAGAKTKVKDIGTSELMRLNELVELFPAARAAAKRANAGRGGANWTGQTPGEED from the coding sequence ATGGCAAAGGCGTCGGAATCCTTCGTCTGCCAGAGCTGCGGTGCCGCCTACCGCAAATGGCAGGGACGATGCGATGCCTGCGGCGGCTGGAACACCATCCTCGAGGAAGCGCCCAAGGTGGCGGTGCCCAAGGGACTTTCCGCGGGCAAGGGCAAGGCGATCGGCTTCGCATCCCTGAGCAGCCAGCCCGACAAGGTGGTGCGCACCATCAGCGGCATCAATGAATTCGACCGCGTGCTGGGCGGCGGTCTGGTGCCTGGCTCGGCCATCCTGATCGGCGGCGATCCCGGCATCGGCAAATCCACCATACTTCTGCAGGCTGTCGCCCAGCTTGCACGTCGCGGCACCACGGCGCTGTATGTGTCGGGCGAAGAAGCCGTGGCGCAGATCGGCCTGCGGGCGCAGCGTCTGGGGCTGGCCGATGCGCCGGTGCTGCTGTCGGCGGCCAATTCCCTGCGCGACATCCTCGCCGGCATCGACAGCGCCATGGCTGAGGCCAAGGGCGGCCCGGCGGTGATCGTGATTGACTCGATCCAGACCATCTTCGCCGACAATATCGAAAGCGCACCCGGCACGGTGAACCAGGTGCGCGCATGCGCCCACGAACTGGTCCGCGTCGCCAAACAGTCGAATGCGGCCGTGTTCCTGGTCGGCCATGTCACCAAGGACGGCCAGATCGCCGGCCCGCGCGTGGTCGAGCATATGGTCGATACCGTGCTGTATTTCGAAGGCGAGCGCGGCCACCAGTTCCGCATCCTGCGTGCCGTGAAAAACCGCTTTGGCGCCACCGACGAGATCGGCGTGTTCAGCATGACCGACGGCGGCCTGGCCGAAGTGGCCAACCCCTCGGCGCTGTTCCTCGGCCGCTCGGAAGCCGGCAAGGGCGAGCCGGTCGCCGGCTCCGCCATCTTCGCGGGCATGGAAGGCACGCGGCCCTTGCTGGTGGAAATCCAGGCCCTGGTGGCGCCCTCGCCGCTTGCGACACCTCGCCGCACCGTCGTCGGCTGGGATTCCGGCCGTCTCTCCATGGTGCTGGCCGTGCTGGATGCAAGATGCGGCTTGCGTTACTCGGGCTGCGACGTCTATCTCAACGTCGCGGGCGGGTTGCGGGTCGTGGAGCCGGCCGCCGACCTGGCCGTGGCCGCCGCGCTGCTGTCTGCCCTGGCCGATACGCCGGCACCGGAACGCACGGTCTTCTTCGGCGAGGTCAGCCTGGCCGGCGAGGTTCGCCCCGTCAGCCAGTCGGAGTCGCGGCTGAAGGAAGCGGCCAAGCTTGGATTCTCGCATGCCGTCATGCCGGCAGGCGCCAAGACCAAGGTGAAAGACATCGGGACGAGCGAGTTGATGCGGCTGAACGAACTGGTTGAGCTCTTCCCTGCCGCCCGGGCTGCCGCCAAGCGCGCCAATGCCGGCCGTGGCGGCGCGAACTGGACCGGCCAGACTCCGGGCGAGGAGGACTGA
- a CDS encoding MlaE family ABC transporter permease — protein MNPLAIIGRVFLDFLGAIGRVAVFTFHGVRHIFVPPFYLRLLVKQMMTIGYFSLPVVGLTAMFTGMVLALQIFIGAGRFNAESAVASIVVLGITRELGPVLGGLMVAGRVASAMAAEIGTMRVTEQIDALTTLSTNPFKYLVAPRLLAATLSLPVLVLVADVIGVMGGYLIATHKLGFNAGVYLKTTIDFLQTLDVVSGLVKAGVFGFIIALMGCYHGFHSKGGAQGVGKATTDAVVSASILILVANYFVTEIFFAGK, from the coding sequence ATGAACCCGCTTGCCATCATCGGCCGCGTCTTCCTCGATTTCCTCGGCGCCATCGGCCGTGTCGCGGTCTTCACCTTCCATGGCGTGCGGCACATCTTCGTCCCGCCCTTCTACCTGCGCCTTCTGGTCAAGCAGATGATGACCATCGGCTACTTCTCGCTGCCCGTCGTCGGTCTCACCGCCATGTTCACCGGCATGGTGCTGGCGCTGCAGATCTTCATCGGCGCCGGCCGCTTCAATGCCGAAAGCGCTGTCGCCAGCATCGTGGTGCTGGGCATCACGCGTGAACTCGGCCCGGTGCTGGGCGGTCTGATGGTCGCCGGCCGCGTTGCCTCTGCCATGGCCGCCGAAATCGGCACCATGCGCGTGACCGAGCAGATCGACGCGTTGACCACGCTGTCCACCAACCCATTCAAATATCTGGTGGCGCCGCGTCTGCTGGCCGCCACGCTGTCGCTGCCTGTGCTGGTGCTGGTGGCCGATGTCATCGGCGTGATGGGCGGCTACCTGATCGCGACACACAAGCTGGGCTTCAATGCCGGTGTCTATCTGAAGACCACCATCGACTTCCTTCAGACGCTGGACGTTGTCTCGGGCCTGGTGAAGGCGGGAGTGTTCGGCTTCATCATCGCGCTGATGGGCTGCTATCACGGCTTCCATTCCAAGGGCGGCGCGCAGGGCGTCGGCAAGGCGACCACCGATGCGGTGGTGTCGGCCTCGATCCTGATCCTGGTCGCCAATTATTTCGTCACCGAAATCTTCTTCGCCGGCAAATGA
- a CDS encoding carboxymuconolactone decarboxylase family protein, with protein sequence MTQRLDYRALSPDGVKGLFAVQPYLIKALPRPFLDIIWIRISQINGCAYCVDQHVKDALQHGASERKLHHVAIWWESPLFDAQEQAALAYAEAVTRLEHQRVADDVYEAARTRFDERTLTDLTIAIVAMNAWNRLAISMRKGAPA encoded by the coding sequence ATGACCCAGCGTCTCGATTACCGCGCCCTCAGCCCTGACGGGGTGAAGGGCCTGTTTGCCGTCCAGCCTTATCTGATCAAGGCCCTGCCCCGCCCCTTCCTCGACATCATCTGGATCCGCATCTCGCAGATCAACGGCTGCGCCTACTGCGTCGACCAGCATGTCAAGGACGCCCTGCAGCACGGCGCCAGTGAGCGCAAGCTGCATCATGTCGCCATCTGGTGGGAGTCGCCGCTGTTCGACGCGCAGGAACAGGCGGCACTGGCCTATGCCGAAGCCGTCACCCGGCTGGAACATCAGCGTGTCGCCGACGACGTTTACGAGGCCGCCAGGACCCGGTTCGATGAGCGCACGCTGACCGACCTGACCATCGCCATCGTGGCGATGAATGCCTGGAACCGGCTGGCGATCAGCATGCGCAAGGGCGCGCCGGCCTAG
- a CDS encoding DMT family transporter has translation MSVPPIADKIPAEKPLLSRLFANPYLLLVLTVAMWGGHSVVSRMAVGEISPASLTLMRWLIVASIMFALAGRGVREHWSVLKPRIPYLAMMGALGYTSYNILLYWSAYTTTAININIINAAMPAMILIGALVFYRQRITALQWVGMTVSMAGVVWTAAKGDLQHLLELTINRGDILILIAVIFYSGYSLLLRHRPLVPSLVFFAALTPAALITSFLPLAYEIAVGEFFWPTAKGWGLLLYVAIFPSLLSQIFYMRGVELIGAGRAGLFTNLMPLFGASFAMLILGEQLAVYHVVALVLVLGGILLAELKRPA, from the coding sequence ATGTCCGTTCCGCCCATTGCCGACAAAATACCGGCCGAAAAACCGCTTTTATCCCGGCTGTTCGCCAATCCCTATCTGCTGCTGGTGCTCACCGTGGCGATGTGGGGCGGCCATTCGGTGGTCAGCCGCATGGCCGTGGGCGAGATTTCGCCGGCCTCGCTCACGCTGATGCGCTGGCTGATCGTTGCCAGCATCATGTTTGCCCTGGCGGGCCGTGGCGTGCGCGAACACTGGTCGGTGCTGAAGCCGCGTATTCCCTATCTCGCCATGATGGGCGCGCTGGGCTACACCAGCTACAATATCCTGCTCTACTGGTCGGCTTATACGACGACGGCGATCAACATCAACATCATCAATGCGGCGATGCCGGCGATGATCCTGATCGGCGCGCTGGTCTTCTATCGCCAGCGGATCACGGCGCTGCAATGGGTTGGCATGACGGTCTCGATGGCCGGCGTGGTCTGGACCGCGGCCAAGGGCGACCTGCAGCACCTGCTGGAACTGACCATCAATCGCGGCGACATCCTGATCCTGATCGCGGTGATCTTCTATTCCGGTTATTCGCTGCTGCTGCGCCACCGCCCGCTGGTGCCCAGCCTGGTGTTCTTTGCGGCGCTGACGCCAGCCGCGCTGATCACGTCATTCCTGCCGCTGGCTTATGAGATTGCCGTCGGTGAATTCTTCTGGCCGACTGCGAAGGGCTGGGGGCTGCTGCTCTATGTGGCGATCTTTCCGTCGCTCTTGTCACAGATCTTTTACATGCGCGGCGTCGAACTGATCGGCGCCGGCCGGGCCGGGCTGTTCACCAACCTGATGCCGCTGTTCGGCGCCAGCTTCGCCATGCTGATCCTCGGTGAGCAGCTGGCGGTCTATCATGTGGTCGCGCTGGTGCTGGTGCTCGGCGGCATCCTGCTCGCCGAACTCAAACGTCCCGCTTAA